A genomic stretch from Chloroflexota bacterium includes:
- a CDS encoding ATP-dependent DNA ligase has protein sequence MSFPFPPPIEPMLAKPTPELPVGEGWRYEPKWDGFRALVFRDGPELYLQSRELKPLDRYFPELLEPLRAVGGPEARFVLDGEIVIARDGGLEFESLLLRIHPAASRVAMLAAEMPASYVAFDCLAEGTDDLREAPLDERRGRLERLLADPPASVLLTPATSDPVVARHWFDVFEGAGLDGVIAKRADLRYLPGKREMAKIKHLRTADCVVAGFRWHRKGPGTMVGSLLLGLWNDAGQLQHVGVTSSFTEVKRRELVAFLEPYRVDALDGHPWREWKEWEAAAEGNRMPGATSRWNRGKDLSWEPLRPELVCEVAFDHLQGDRFRHGTTFKRWRPDKPPAECRYDQLEETPPALLADLFGGR, from the coding sequence ATGTCGTTTCCATTTCCACCACCGATCGAGCCGATGCTGGCCAAGCCCACCCCGGAGCTCCCGGTCGGCGAGGGCTGGCGCTACGAGCCGAAGTGGGACGGCTTCCGGGCGCTCGTCTTTCGAGATGGTCCAGAGCTATACCTCCAGTCGCGGGAGCTGAAGCCACTGGACCGATACTTCCCGGAGCTCCTCGAGCCCCTTCGCGCGGTGGGTGGTCCCGAGGCTCGCTTCGTGCTCGACGGAGAGATCGTCATCGCCCGCGACGGCGGGCTGGAGTTCGAGTCGCTGCTGCTGCGCATCCATCCCGCGGCATCCCGCGTCGCGATGCTGGCGGCCGAGATGCCCGCCTCGTACGTCGCCTTCGACTGCCTGGCCGAAGGGACCGATGACCTGCGTGAGGCACCGCTTGACGAACGCCGCGGCCGGCTGGAGAGGCTGCTGGCCGACCCGCCGGCATCGGTCCTGCTCACGCCGGCGACCAGCGATCCGGTGGTGGCGCGCCACTGGTTCGACGTCTTCGAGGGGGCCGGGCTGGATGGCGTGATCGCCAAGCGCGCCGATCTGCGGTACCTGCCCGGCAAGCGTGAGATGGCCAAGATCAAGCACCTCCGCACCGCCGACTGCGTGGTGGCCGGCTTCCGCTGGCACAGGAAGGGGCCCGGCACGATGGTCGGCTCGCTGCTGCTGGGCCTCTGGAACGATGCCGGCCAGCTGCAGCACGTCGGCGTCACCTCATCGTTCACCGAGGTGAAGCGCCGCGAGCTGGTTGCCTTCCTGGAGCCATACCGGGTGGACGCCCTTGACGGCCATCCCTGGCGTGAGTGGAAGGAATGGGAGGCCGCGGCCGAGGGGAATCGCATGCCGGGAGCAACGTCGCGCTGGAACCGCGGCAAGGACCTTTCGTGGGAGCCGCTGCGCCCGGAGCTGGTGTGCGAGGTCGCGTTCGACCACCTGCAGGGCGACCGCTTCCGGCACGGGACGACCTTCAAGCGCTGGCGGCCGGATAAGCCTCCTGCGGAGTGCCGCTATGACCAGCTCGAGGAGACGCCACCCGCCCTGCTGGCCGACCTGTTCGGCGGCCGATGA
- a CDS encoding DUF885 domain-containing protein encodes MSHDDPNAAVNELADRFWDGVLERDPVYATILGDDRFDDRLPDLGEAGRAADEASFRETLAEAEAIDPAALDPEQVITRDMLILVASTHLEALEQRQYQLAINHIFGTQTMPVRIAQYQISDTPEGLERLLTRFGAYPAAIQQEIKTLREGVEDGRTGAAIPVRKEIEQIERMLAVPAESFPAVAMAHVADDAARERVRASVEADIYPALQRLRDFLADEYEAQARPEPGLSTTPGGEEAYRLGIRMNTTIDTTPDEVHAFGMEDLAHIEAEKDEIARRAGYGDRVAYAKALGEDPANHTSSRERIVELAAEQTARAFATAPRYFGRLPRADCEVKAVEEYREREVPPAFYMPPSIDGSRSGQYYLNTYQSEARDLHKIAAITFHEATPGHHFQLAIEMELTGLPAFRTLGSRLAGAAYSEGWGLYCERLADEMDLYRSEAERLGMLDAQSFRAARLVVDSGLHAFGWSRARAIEFMHERGSLPPIDAEIEVDRYTIWPGQALAYKIGQREIERARREVSEFMGDRFDLRAFHDEVLAHGSLPLATLRREIPGWVEAAVTAREGAPAG; translated from the coding sequence GTGAGTCACGACGACCCGAACGCCGCCGTCAATGAGCTTGCTGATCGCTTCTGGGACGGAGTCCTCGAGCGAGACCCGGTGTATGCCACCATCCTGGGCGACGACCGCTTTGACGACCGCCTCCCGGACCTCGGTGAGGCCGGCAGGGCCGCGGACGAGGCCTCCTTCCGCGAGACGCTGGCCGAGGCGGAGGCGATCGATCCGGCCGCGCTCGACCCCGAGCAGGTCATCACGCGCGACATGCTGATCCTGGTCGCCAGCACGCACCTCGAGGCACTCGAACAGAGGCAGTACCAGCTGGCGATCAACCACATCTTCGGCACACAGACCATGCCGGTCCGCATCGCCCAGTACCAGATCTCCGACACGCCCGAGGGGCTCGAGCGCCTGCTGACCCGTTTCGGTGCCTATCCTGCCGCAATCCAGCAGGAGATCAAGACCCTGCGCGAGGGGGTGGAGGATGGTCGCACCGGGGCGGCGATCCCGGTGCGCAAGGAGATCGAGCAGATCGAGCGCATGCTTGCCGTTCCCGCCGAGTCCTTCCCCGCGGTGGCCATGGCACACGTCGCCGATGACGCCGCCCGGGAGCGCGTTCGCGCCTCGGTCGAGGCAGACATCTATCCGGCCCTGCAGCGGCTGCGCGATTTCCTGGCCGATGAATACGAGGCTCAGGCCCGCCCTGAGCCCGGCCTCTCGACCACGCCCGGCGGCGAGGAGGCGTATCGGCTCGGGATCCGCATGAACACGACCATTGACACCACCCCGGACGAGGTGCATGCGTTCGGGATGGAGGACTTGGCGCACATCGAGGCCGAAAAGGACGAGATCGCGCGGCGGGCCGGATATGGCGACCGCGTCGCCTACGCCAAGGCGCTTGGCGAGGATCCGGCCAATCACACCTCCTCGCGAGAGCGCATCGTGGAGCTGGCGGCCGAGCAGACCGCTCGCGCGTTCGCCACGGCGCCCCGCTATTTCGGCCGCCTGCCCCGAGCCGATTGCGAGGTCAAGGCCGTCGAGGAGTACCGCGAGCGCGAGGTGCCGCCCGCCTTCTACATGCCGCCCTCGATCGACGGTTCGCGGTCCGGCCAGTACTACCTGAATACGTACCAGTCCGAGGCGCGGGACCTGCACAAGATCGCCGCGATCACCTTCCACGAGGCCACGCCTGGGCACCACTTCCAGCTCGCCATCGAGATGGAGCTCACCGGTCTGCCGGCCTTCCGGACTCTCGGCTCCCGCCTGGCCGGGGCGGCCTACTCGGAGGGTTGGGGCCTGTACTGCGAGCGGCTCGCCGACGAGATGGACCTCTACCGCTCCGAAGCCGAGCGGCTCGGGATGCTGGACGCGCAGTCCTTCCGCGCTGCCCGCCTGGTCGTTGACTCGGGGCTGCACGCATTCGGCTGGAGCCGCGCCCGGGCCATCGAGTTCATGCACGAGCGCGGTTCGCTGCCCCCGATCGATGCGGAGATCGAGGTGGACCGCTACACCATCTGGCCGGGCCAGGCGCTCGCCTACAAGATCGGTCAGCGGGAGATCGAGCGTGCTCGGCGCGAGGTGAGCGAGTTCATGGGAGACCGATTCGACCTGCGCGCCTTCCACGACGAGGTGCTGGCGCACGGCTCCCTGCCGCTGGCGACCCTCCGCCGCGAGATCCCCGGCTGGGTCGAAGCGGCCGTGACGGCGCGCGAGGGCGCCCCCGCGGGCTGA
- a CDS encoding GNAT family protein: protein MRQPERIVLEGRFVRLEPLEEKHRDDLLAAAAQDPATFRYLFTDLSAGTATWPAYLADALRSEYISWATVDAASGRAVGSTRFLDIATEHGRLEIGWTWIAPSHQRTATNTEAKLLQLGYAFDELGATRVALKTDERNERSQRAMEHLGAVREGVLRHQFRMPDGFMRSSVYYSILADEWPAVKARLEQRLTTD, encoded by the coding sequence GTGCGTCAACCTGAGCGGATCGTCCTGGAGGGACGCTTCGTGCGTCTCGAGCCGCTGGAGGAGAAGCACCGCGACGACCTGCTGGCGGCCGCCGCGCAGGACCCGGCGACGTTCCGCTACCTGTTCACCGACCTGTCGGCCGGCACGGCCACCTGGCCGGCGTACCTGGCGGATGCGCTCCGCTCCGAGTACATCTCGTGGGCGACCGTCGACGCGGCCAGCGGCCGCGCGGTGGGCTCGACGCGCTTCCTCGACATCGCCACCGAGCATGGACGGCTGGAGATCGGCTGGACCTGGATCGCGCCGTCCCACCAGCGGACCGCGACCAACACCGAGGCCAAGCTGCTGCAGCTCGGCTACGCCTTCGACGAGCTCGGGGCGACGCGCGTGGCGCTCAAGACCGACGAGCGCAACGAGCGATCGCAGCGAGCCATGGAGCACCTCGGGGCGGTGCGAGAGGGCGTCCTGCGCCATCAGTTCCGCATGCCCGATGGATTCATGCGCAGCAGCGTGTACTACTCGATCCTCGCCGACGAGTGGCCCGCTGTGAAGGCTCGCCTCGAACAGCGGCTTACGACGGATTGA
- a CDS encoding DUF4331 family protein: MSDHFDTEDGRTDITDLYLFPARGRDDRSVLVLDFNPEPSALELSFDPAASYEFKVDTNGDLEADIAFHVLFTPTSGTEATATLYRATGETARRTGAVGEIIIADAPMSIGESAHIAQSGGYRFFTGIRSDPHFKDVHGFRNDFQFTGHDPVAERNVIGIVLEVPKAELGAGGPIRIWGRTIVAVDGEVVTVDQAGRPGTNNAFNEPEVDRLEFDATPPTEQLTRFRDRFLAFLGSLGYSDAEAADLLPDYLPDVLPYDSAQPPGYPNGRRLTDDTADLLASLLTRGRVTSDLVGPHTDLLEEFPYLGAPHPTLNP; encoded by the coding sequence ATGTCGGATCACTTCGACACCGAGGACGGGCGGACCGATATCACCGACCTGTACCTCTTCCCCGCGCGCGGACGCGACGACCGGTCGGTGCTCGTCCTTGACTTCAACCCCGAGCCCTCCGCGCTCGAGCTCAGCTTCGATCCGGCCGCCAGCTACGAGTTCAAGGTCGACACCAACGGCGATCTCGAGGCCGACATCGCCTTCCACGTGCTGTTCACGCCGACCTCCGGGACCGAGGCGACCGCGACGCTGTACCGCGCGACGGGGGAGACCGCGCGCCGGACTGGCGCTGTCGGCGAGATTATCATCGCAGATGCCCCGATGTCGATCGGAGAGTCGGCGCACATCGCGCAGTCCGGCGGCTACCGGTTCTTCACCGGCATCCGTAGCGACCCGCACTTCAAGGACGTGCATGGCTTCCGCAACGATTTCCAGTTCACCGGCCACGACCCGGTCGCGGAGCGCAATGTGATCGGGATCGTGCTCGAGGTGCCAAAGGCAGAACTCGGAGCGGGCGGCCCGATCCGGATCTGGGGTCGAACCATAGTCGCGGTCGACGGCGAGGTCGTGACGGTCGACCAGGCAGGTCGCCCAGGGACGAACAATGCATTCAACGAGCCAGAGGTTGACCGGCTCGAGTTCGATGCGACGCCGCCGACCGAGCAACTCACCCGCTTCCGCGACCGGTTCCTGGCGTTCCTCGGGTCGCTCGGCTATTCCGACGCCGAGGCCGCCGATCTTCTCCCTGACTATCTCCCGGACGTCCTCCCCTACGACTCGGCCCAGCCGCCTGGCTACCCGAACGGCCGTCGCCTGACGGACGACACGGCCGACCTCCTCGCCAGCCTCCTCACCCGTGGCCGCGTGACCTCGGACCTTGTCGGCCCGCACACGGACCTGCTGGAGGAGTTTCCATACCTTGGCGCGCCGCATCCAACCCTGAATCCGTAG
- a CDS encoding DNA polymerase domain-containing protein has product MPADASVQLEIDGFEVAISNPGKVFFAQAAITKLDLVNYYLAVAPGALRGVMNRPMALKRFVNGAGGEAFFQKRAPASVPEFVRTVELSFPSGRTADEVVVSNGAALAWVVNLGCIDLNPHPVRADDLDHPDELRVDLDPGPGVAWSTVRDVAVVAGEVLADHGLTGWPKTSGSRGIHVYARIEPRWTFGEVRRAALALGREVERRVPELATSKWWKEERHGVFIDYNQNAKDRTVASVYSVRPVPDARVSAPLLWSEVPTAELTDFTVKTMPDRYARLGDVGAGIDDAVGSLDGLLELSARDEATGLGDAPWPPNYAKQPGEPPRVQPSKRRMPAEPPAPRDPAAPRGRVGSVAPAMPSPPARRADGTAAPTGRRRSAHPLIVISQAKTRKDAEAGLERWKKRHPKAAKLLAEDDILVDGMRGRSSLWYRIRVNLRHVPEAERPAAEPPDPDYSPWQGYEPPDRTDTDERAPNSKLAE; this is encoded by the coding sequence ATGCCGGCTGACGCATCGGTCCAGCTCGAGATCGACGGCTTCGAGGTTGCCATCAGCAATCCGGGCAAGGTCTTCTTCGCGCAGGCCGCGATCACCAAGCTCGACCTCGTCAACTACTACCTTGCCGTGGCGCCTGGGGCGCTGCGGGGCGTGATGAACCGGCCGATGGCGCTCAAGCGATTCGTCAACGGCGCCGGCGGCGAGGCCTTCTTCCAGAAGCGGGCACCGGCCTCCGTTCCCGAGTTCGTACGCACGGTGGAGCTCTCGTTCCCATCCGGCCGGACAGCGGACGAGGTCGTGGTCAGCAACGGCGCCGCGCTGGCCTGGGTCGTGAACCTCGGCTGCATCGACCTCAACCCGCACCCTGTGCGCGCCGACGACCTCGACCACCCCGATGAGCTGCGCGTCGACCTCGATCCCGGTCCCGGGGTGGCGTGGAGCACGGTGCGCGACGTGGCCGTGGTGGCGGGCGAGGTCCTCGCGGACCACGGCCTGACCGGCTGGCCCAAGACGTCGGGGTCACGGGGGATCCATGTCTATGCCCGCATCGAGCCGCGCTGGACCTTCGGAGAGGTCCGTCGAGCGGCCCTGGCCCTGGGGCGCGAGGTCGAGCGTCGCGTGCCGGAGCTGGCCACCAGCAAGTGGTGGAAGGAGGAGCGGCACGGGGTCTTCATCGACTACAACCAGAATGCCAAGGACCGCACGGTCGCCTCGGTCTATTCGGTGCGGCCCGTGCCGGATGCCCGCGTCTCCGCACCCCTCCTCTGGTCGGAGGTCCCCACCGCGGAGCTCACCGACTTCACGGTGAAGACGATGCCGGACCGATACGCCCGCCTCGGCGACGTAGGCGCCGGGATCGACGATGCGGTCGGGTCGCTGGACGGCCTGCTCGAGCTCTCCGCCCGTGACGAGGCCACCGGGTTGGGCGACGCGCCGTGGCCGCCGAACTACGCCAAGCAGCCTGGCGAGCCGCCGCGCGTCCAGCCGTCGAAGCGACGCATGCCGGCTGAGCCGCCAGCACCCCGCGATCCCGCGGCGCCTCGTGGTCGCGTCGGGTCAGTTGCCCCGGCCATGCCATCGCCACCTGCCCGTCGTGCCGATGGCACCGCCGCCCCGACCGGACGGCGCCGGTCGGCGCATCCGCTGATCGTGATCTCGCAGGCAAAGACCAGGAAGGATGCGGAGGCGGGACTGGAACGCTGGAAGAAGCGCCACCCCAAGGCGGCGAAGCTGCTTGCCGAGGACGACATCCTGGTCGACGGGATGCGCGGCCGGTCATCGCTCTGGTATCGGATCCGCGTCAACCTGCGCCATGTACCGGAGGCAGAGCGCCCGGCAGCGGAGCCGCCGGACCCGGACTACAGCCCTTGGCAGGGCTACGAACCGCCTGATCGGACAGATACGGACGAGCGAGCACCGAACAGCAAGCTCGCCGAATGA
- a CDS encoding YihY/virulence factor BrkB family protein: MGERWNRLLEAADRWASQWRTTRVGRRALAGFALHDGPSVASSMAYFAILSLFQVIVLGVIVFSLLIGEGEARRIMIGRLESALPLQPGTVTAVVETIIESRGGVTIISVPLLAWGAIGFFGALSTGVGRAFATSTRRPFWQDKLIALFLLGGSGLLTLIAVGIGLAESIAGRLADRLPGGGSGGQLLVDLLRFALPILLVLIALLVIYRVVPNRPVTFRQVLPGAIVATILFTVLRASFTWYATDVARYESFFGPISTVISLLVFLHFASMVVLLGAEIARANVLEDDEELDKKVDS; the protein is encoded by the coding sequence ATGGGCGAGCGCTGGAATCGACTCCTGGAGGCGGCGGATCGCTGGGCGTCCCAGTGGCGGACCACCCGTGTGGGGCGCCGCGCGCTCGCAGGCTTCGCCCTTCACGACGGACCGAGCGTGGCGAGCAGCATGGCCTACTTCGCCATCCTCTCCCTCTTCCAGGTCATCGTGCTGGGCGTGATCGTGTTCAGCCTGCTGATCGGGGAGGGGGAGGCGCGGCGGATCATGATCGGACGTCTCGAGTCGGCGCTCCCGCTCCAGCCCGGCACGGTGACCGCCGTGGTCGAGACCATCATCGAGTCGCGCGGAGGGGTCACGATCATCAGTGTTCCCCTGCTGGCGTGGGGAGCGATCGGCTTCTTCGGAGCCTTGAGCACCGGCGTGGGCCGTGCCTTCGCGACCTCGACGCGGCGCCCGTTCTGGCAGGACAAGCTGATCGCCCTGTTCCTCCTTGGAGGGTCAGGCCTGCTGACCCTGATCGCGGTCGGGATCGGCTTGGCGGAGAGCATCGCCGGCCGGTTGGCCGACCGCCTCCCGGGAGGCGGCAGTGGCGGCCAGCTGCTGGTGGACCTGCTCCGGTTCGCCCTCCCGATCCTGCTGGTGCTGATCGCCCTGCTCGTCATCTACCGCGTCGTTCCGAACCGGCCGGTCACCTTCCGCCAGGTGCTGCCCGGGGCGATCGTGGCCACCATCCTGTTCACGGTGCTGCGCGCCAGCTTCACCTGGTACGCCACCGACGTTGCCCGCTACGAGAGCTTCTTCGGCCCCATCTCGACCGTCATCTCGCTCCTGGTATTCCTCCATTTCGCCAGCATGGTGGTCCTGCTGGGCGCGGAGATCGCCCGCGCAAACGTGCTCGAGGATGACGAGGAGCTGGATAAAAAGGTGGACTCTTGA
- a CDS encoding peptidoglycan DD-metalloendopeptidase family protein encodes MRRRSHLAIMVIALLMVGTSIVTTSPRDQAQAADPLAEAKAQQKALEATLSAQRAALAQLRTKASTLAGKLDDARAQLASVTAEYNRVSGLLAEVQVQVADITARLADLRAQIASLDEQLVEVAAEIVAQTAELHARESLLQDHIRSAYERSQTSVLELLLSADSLDAATTQVGYMITVSDQDKQLALEIRDLRASLEAKEESLRDGRQQVAEARDQADAEAKLLAQREAELAAMKAELARLKAAAEQKRRDQEAALNAALEAKGDVAQQVADNQKAFEAQTKLVAKLQAEEDARRQAPSAFGFKWPELTFRVTQEWGPTNFLLEPSYTYRGVYYRHFHGGIDIANGCGTPILAVGTGTVRASGQPLWPWDSGYGVVISHGSGVQSWYWHLRAQVVVSPGQVVSRGQVIGYEGNTGNSTGCHLHFAINDHGIWENPRVYLP; translated from the coding sequence ATGAGGCGACGATCTCACCTGGCCATCATGGTGATTGCCCTCCTGATGGTCGGAACGAGCATCGTCACCACCTCCCCCCGCGACCAGGCCCAGGCCGCGGATCCGCTCGCCGAAGCGAAGGCGCAGCAGAAGGCGCTCGAGGCAACTCTGAGCGCACAGCGCGCTGCGCTCGCCCAGCTCAGGACCAAGGCGTCGACGCTTGCCGGAAAGCTGGACGACGCGAGGGCGCAGCTCGCATCGGTGACCGCGGAGTACAACCGCGTCAGCGGGCTCCTGGCCGAGGTGCAGGTCCAGGTGGCCGACATCACGGCCCGCCTGGCTGACCTGCGTGCCCAGATCGCCAGCCTTGACGAGCAGCTCGTGGAGGTCGCGGCAGAGATCGTCGCCCAGACCGCGGAGCTGCACGCCCGCGAGTCGCTCCTGCAGGACCACATCCGCTCCGCCTATGAGCGCAGCCAGACCTCGGTGCTCGAGCTCCTCCTCTCGGCCGATTCGCTCGACGCCGCCACCACCCAGGTCGGCTACATGATCACCGTCTCCGACCAGGACAAGCAGCTGGCTCTCGAGATCAGGGACCTGCGAGCCAGCCTCGAGGCGAAGGAGGAGTCGCTTCGCGATGGGCGCCAGCAGGTCGCCGAAGCGCGCGATCAGGCCGATGCCGAGGCCAAGCTCCTTGCCCAGCGCGAGGCCGAGCTGGCGGCGATGAAGGCCGAGCTGGCGAGGCTGAAGGCAGCCGCAGAGCAGAAGCGTCGCGACCAGGAGGCCGCCCTGAACGCCGCCCTCGAGGCGAAGGGCGATGTCGCGCAGCAGGTCGCGGACAACCAGAAGGCGTTTGAAGCGCAGACCAAGCTGGTCGCCAAGCTCCAGGCGGAAGAGGATGCGCGGCGCCAGGCACCGTCCGCGTTCGGCTTCAAGTGGCCCGAGCTCACCTTCCGCGTGACACAGGAGTGGGGTCCCACGAACTTCCTGCTGGAGCCGTCATATACGTACCGGGGTGTCTACTACAGGCACTTCCATGGCGGGATCGACATCGCCAACGGCTGCGGAACCCCGATCCTGGCGGTCGGCACCGGGACGGTCCGGGCGTCAGGGCAGCCGCTCTGGCCGTGGGACTCGGGCTACGGGGTCGTCATCAGCCACGGTTCCGGTGTCCAGAGCTGGTACTGGCACCTGCGCGCCCAGGTGGTCGTGAGTCCTGGCCAGGTGGTCAGCCGCGGGCAGGTGATCGGCTACGAGGGCAACACCGGCAACTCAACCGGATGCCATCTCCATTTCGCGATCAACGACCACGGCATCTGGGAGAACCCCCGGGTCTACCTGCCCTAG
- the glgP gene encoding alpha-glucan family phosphorylase: MTSPVRVPSQPGYDFGLPPALEGLGELAYNLWWSWTPRAGALFARIDSAAWSRYRSPIPVLAAVEPGRWTELLADEDFMVDASRVLDEFERYLANGSDSWYRAATDADPAASLPGPVAYFCAEYGIHESMQIYSGGLGILAGDHCKSASDAALPFIGVGLLYRRGYFRQQIDADGHQEHAQPDLDPAMLPLRRARGRDGAPLQVSVDFPDRKVQVAVWLAQVGRVPLLLLDTDIPANEGSDRPITHILYVRGREMRLCQEIVLGIGGVRALRALGIEPAAWHLNEGHSAFLLLERARELVAAEPGLGADEALRRVGNNSVFTIHTPVKDGNEQFERALASRLLSPWLKACGMPAEQLMELGRGLGDEVEPPFDMTAFVLRHATAANAVSRLHGETANATWAPLRPQPISAITNGVHAATWIGRPLRRLFERATARSLGSDAPRPEVFDKLAEVLETDLWGAHRQQKRELIEFMRSRLARQFARHGESPDVLRELHEAFDPEMMTIGFARRFATYKRADLLFHDEHRLARLMADAERPVQLVLAGKAHPADRPGQQVIQRIFTLSRTEPLRGRIFILEDYDMRIARFMVGGVDIWLNNPRRPMEASGTSGMKAAMNGIPSISILDGWWDEGFNGRNGWAIGGRQSLADSAAQDEADASELYRLLEEEVVPRFYARDAQGMPGDWIGTMREAIAAAIWQFSTARMLGEYVERMYRPAARAAEPAAARSG; encoded by the coding sequence ATGACGTCCCCGGTCCGGGTGCCAAGTCAGCCAGGCTACGATTTCGGGCTCCCGCCCGCACTCGAAGGCCTGGGCGAGCTGGCCTACAACCTGTGGTGGAGCTGGACCCCGCGCGCGGGTGCGCTCTTCGCCCGGATCGACTCTGCGGCGTGGTCGCGCTACCGCAGCCCGATCCCCGTCCTCGCCGCGGTCGAGCCGGGCCGATGGACCGAGCTGCTGGCCGACGAGGATTTCATGGTCGATGCCAGCCGCGTCCTGGACGAGTTCGAGCGCTACCTCGCCAACGGATCGGACTCCTGGTACCGGGCCGCTACCGACGCGGATCCGGCGGCATCGCTTCCCGGTCCTGTCGCGTACTTCTGCGCCGAGTACGGCATCCACGAGTCGATGCAGATCTACTCCGGCGGGCTCGGCATCCTCGCCGGCGACCACTGCAAGTCTGCCTCGGACGCGGCGCTGCCGTTCATTGGAGTTGGGCTCCTCTATCGACGCGGCTATTTCCGTCAGCAGATCGATGCGGATGGTCACCAGGAGCACGCGCAGCCGGACCTCGACCCCGCCATGCTGCCACTCCGGCGCGCACGAGGGCGTGACGGCGCTCCGCTGCAGGTGAGCGTCGACTTCCCGGATCGCAAGGTCCAGGTCGCCGTCTGGCTGGCGCAGGTGGGTCGGGTCCCACTCCTGCTGCTGGACACCGACATCCCCGCCAACGAGGGGAGCGACCGCCCGATCACGCACATCCTCTACGTCCGCGGCCGCGAGATGCGGCTCTGCCAGGAGATCGTGTTGGGGATCGGCGGCGTCCGGGCGCTACGGGCTCTCGGGATCGAGCCGGCGGCATGGCACCTGAACGAGGGACATTCGGCCTTCCTGCTCCTCGAGCGCGCGCGGGAGCTGGTCGCGGCCGAGCCAGGCCTGGGAGCCGATGAGGCGCTGCGGCGCGTCGGCAACAACTCGGTCTTCACGATTCACACGCCGGTCAAGGACGGGAACGAGCAATTCGAGCGCGCGCTGGCCAGCAGGTTGTTGAGCCCCTGGCTGAAGGCCTGCGGCATGCCGGCCGAACAGCTCATGGAGCTCGGACGCGGCCTCGGCGACGAGGTCGAGCCGCCGTTCGACATGACGGCTTTCGTGCTTCGCCACGCCACCGCCGCCAATGCGGTCAGCCGCCTCCACGGCGAGACCGCTAACGCCACCTGGGCCCCGTTGCGTCCCCAGCCGATCTCAGCCATTACCAACGGGGTCCACGCCGCGACCTGGATCGGTCGCCCGTTGCGGCGCCTGTTCGAGCGCGCCACGGCTCGCTCGCTGGGCAGCGACGCCCCGCGGCCGGAGGTCTTCGACAAGCTGGCGGAGGTGCTCGAGACCGACCTGTGGGGCGCCCACCGACAGCAGAAGCGGGAGCTGATCGAGTTCATGCGCAGTCGCCTGGCGAGACAATTCGCGCGTCACGGCGAGTCACCCGATGTGCTCCGGGAGCTCCACGAGGCCTTCGATCCGGAGATGATGACAATCGGCTTCGCGAGACGCTTCGCGACGTACAAGCGAGCAGACCTGCTCTTCCACGATGAGCATCGCCTGGCACGGCTGATGGCCGACGCGGAGCGCCCGGTGCAGCTCGTCCTGGCGGGCAAGGCGCACCCTGCCGACCGCCCAGGCCAACAGGTGATCCAGCGCATCTTCACGCTCTCTCGTACCGAGCCATTGCGCGGTCGGATCTTCATCCTCGAGGACTACGACATGCGCATCGCCCGCTTCATGGTGGGTGGGGTGGACATCTGGCTGAACAATCCGCGCCGCCCGATGGAGGCGTCGGGCACCTCCGGCATGAAGGCAGCGATGAACGGTATCCCCTCGATCAGCATCCTCGACGGGTGGTGGGACGAGGGGTTCAACGGGCGCAATGGCTGGGCCATCGGCGGGCGGCAGTCACTTGCCGATAGCGCCGCCCAGGACGAGGCGGATGCATCCGAGCTGTATCGGCTTCTCGAAGAGGAGGTAGTGCCGCGCTTCTACGCCCGGGATGCCCAGGGTATGCCCGGCGATTGGATCGGCACCATGCGCGAGGCCATCGCGGCTGCGATCTGGCAGTTCAGCACCGCACGCATGCTCGGCGAGTACGTCGAGAGGATGTACCGCCCGGCTGCCCGGGCCGCCGAGCCGGCGGCCGCGAGATCGGGCTAG
- a CDS encoding isoprenylcysteine carboxylmethyltransferase family protein, translating into MSGEPTFWPASSIGWVGFLAGVAALAVGGWLAFRAMADLGASMTPVPRPRPDGRLIDSGIYTRLRHPIYAGLMLAGFGWSAVTQSVGAFVVALLLAAFLDAKTRREETWLLERYDAYEAYRRRTKRFVPGIY; encoded by the coding sequence TTGTCAGGGGAACCAACATTCTGGCCGGCCAGCTCCATCGGCTGGGTGGGATTCCTCGCTGGCGTGGCCGCGCTTGCCGTTGGTGGATGGCTCGCGTTCCGCGCGATGGCCGATCTGGGCGCGAGCATGACCCCGGTGCCGCGACCGCGACCTGATGGCCGCCTGATCGATTCGGGCATCTACACCCGTCTGCGTCATCCCATCTACGCGGGCCTGATGCTCGCGGGCTTCGGGTGGAGCGCAGTCACCCAGAGCGTTGGGGCCTTTGTCGTGGCGCTGCTGCTGGCAGCCTTCCTGGATGCCAAGACGCGCCGCGAGGAGACGTGGCTGCTCGAGCGATACGACGCATACGAGGCCTA